From Anopheles arabiensis isolate DONGOLA chromosome 3, AaraD3, whole genome shotgun sequence, a single genomic window includes:
- the LOC120901847 gene encoding HEAT repeat-containing protein 1 homolog isoform X1: protein MATGLAAQLQRLAAPQTSAPVDARRTASILFDAKEAASKDREVIYDIGVSGLEELTQMHGAFAQFEDTLFDKRAMDLQRSVENREVNEQLDGNIRRFFYHLSPYFMLQPAHKCLEWLIRRFEIHKYNRELFVHLILPFHETRIFVRCVQTMQIEEVNDRLAFLAAVGKSGVPPAKRTIIDHCVSHPGFLQQYGSFLTGAVEELAGRANALQATFAFYCTTALGMLHSAETVSENHVTAVLHTVGKGLASRAIDFAAGSFMIVGQLVMKASLAQLTVDYLARRVIAVQLPALTAEATMLLVLIFQTQHERLATLSRELMGEIRRCKWLAPTLCTVKADGVDVLVLYRKLLEKCLNEICCTKGALKLYSGFCEQLMLEIQLTEVEAEVIVQCVLDSYFHKDVPEKKAVAANSDDTIELDSEEEDDFVSRDQHVTQWYSEYLKSFERQYPGAFDKVVKRIMKGQEQYSPKKRNALRNVLGFLLQASYDENETNVFESLFHYDADRRAHAVQYLVENLRAMKLKSTGQVDLLRDSVRERLADSSCEVIEELLKIDPQELIVVVGTDELISRLSQLVLKCAANQTRWAKVTPRVIELLTDRVVYGRGNVNQIIIALYPLLFPIGNDPVGQRNAKALLSTSFAKQYLVARFYGNKENCELMLSTLLEAGQCTNPVQMCFNILLLSSALPTPCTVGQADRVLDYAVRQLQNHRFRYAPTSDIQCLQDNQLPQDLLTVPIRYILERVQFEPIGAMNFGRQCVSLKLRLRIFAVLLEQYCTIDPHHGAVRSIFGELLKSYLSRLYPQLVDRIEFLSHFYTAHLIEPGSKDDADNFLINAKLQIRCQRLLNTLLEQVSQEESGCTVTESALINVLLSLTSGSAVVRECTMRTLQLIVGLRKRNGLSKAFNGFVKRMYKRREELTMDGEQLALVVFAIFSLEEEEGDGHPLQPVMESFVARIVDPSTPTYIVCGIVDLLKLLDDPHVLLSCASKGVSIIERVNAAASQPVFDAYESRVVQLLLTRFNLDIVAHLPGSAICQRLVTLAIRCDKPLCLASERKLCTPAIAMIDALAGEVFETLPKAYAQEVLQCVVAATTLSEHPETNAATGKLFKSSAIDAEVVVDMLCAMYDGRARDDATGKQPGRGRKSIAIAPSERVLSSTVWKCGVTLLEHLQNKRKLANAQLLVPKLFECLKYCLDFEEQSAVEYVKQIVLALLLHCIQKVEHESPAVGSAPFANAGGTFKVEQIVQCIRGTQNPQTHHHALLLLAHVARYVPDQVLHNMMEIFTFVGSSIVRQDDAYSFQIISKIIETIIPTIALGGGGGGEGAATSAAPTAAQMEQVVPILKIFSDIILDVPEHRRILLYVKLLQTLGPAEYLWVFLGVLIESDVMKGGQKAERRNPAKSRADAELAGSELSKRMEVALLIAREFEPTVIIQTCTYLVDYLRDLPMEIEKRKSDLGPMELDVVDGSIFNVKTHTGRQLKHFKYSLVQFVGGLLSTVFVINKIAQLNEEETLGMKKYYQNLIVGILTYVKAVSKMLDKLKEDGSDEKIPLYWRAMLNNCYDILESTISLLSADTLIIVVHGLLKHRFLMVRRKVIELLNNKLQYKQDYFNDSHYPGLLKLFDPLVELVQGLYEEQHVVGTAFERMVIVQLSYIAVRHLSKILTQYDTKKVQSVLAALMEELHGYKRNPNTQILSSLILCIGELCSHLGPYSINFLPRFMPMVSKFLHAQLQSGEPFDILTSSIVLLTVKIVDTLARFISPYLRSMLVGLARLYAMIEQKKDPRLGNMLSRLVLIWDSLTTTITPRVLLPAIEECYHTLIGEGELSAIGPLMGLLSTMFGKMKSSSFDAIRSEVTELFLTALQFRCYNSATDTYTLDAIDAAEAHVIKAFVVLILKLSESTFRPLFYQVFEWSIRESSSNDRAITFFNLCCHVAEALKSLFVLFASDLVAIAVKLLNATNSAKVGEGDDDAVSELHFEVESKNVTLLRYVLKTLYSIVLYDNQNFINAVRFDMLLGPVSDHLENGLIVRVPEVRTLVIDCLAQMAVAVMDDSLWRQLNYQVLMKTRNNDAQVRLFALEACTEIARKLGESYAPLLPETIPFLAELMEDDNEDVEKAVHHSCREIGRATGEDLQKYF, encoded by the exons ATGGCTACCGGACTAGCAGCACAGCTACAACGCTTGGCCGCACCGCAAACGTCCGCCCCGGTGGACGCGCGCCGCACGGCCTCGATTCTGTTCGACGCGAAGGAAGCCGCCTCCAAGGATCGGGAAGTAATTTACGACATCGGTGTGAGCGGCCTGGAGGAGCTTACCCAAATGCATGGCGCGTTCGCTCAGTTCGAGGACACGCTGTTCGACAAGCGCGCGATGGATCTGCAACGCTCCGTCGAAAACCGCGAGGTGAACGAGCAGCTCGATGGCAACATCCGGCGGTTTTTCTACCACCTCTCGCCGTACTTTATGCTGCAGCCGGCGCACAAGTGCCTGGAGTGGTTGATCCGTCGCTTCGAGATCCACAAGTACAACCGGGAGCTGTTCGTGCATCTCATTCTGCCGTTTCACGAGACGCGCATCTTCGTGCGCTGCGTGCAAACGATGCAGATCGAGGAGGTGAACGACCGGCTAGCGTTTCTGGCGGCCGTGGGCAAATCGGGCGTACCACCGGCCAAGCGCACCATCATCGACCACTGCGTGAGCCATCCGGGGTTTCTGCAGCAATACGGTAGCTTCCTCACCGGTGCGGTTGAGGAGCTGGCCGGGAGGGCGAACGCCCTGCAGGCCACCTTCGCGTTTTACTGCACCACCGCGCTGGGAATGCTGCACAGTGCGGAGACGGTGTCGGAAAACCACGTCACTGCCGTGCTACACACCGTCGGCAAGGGGCTGGCGTCGCGTGCGATCGATTTCGCCGCCGGTTCGTTCATGATCGTCGGGCAGCTGGTGATGAAGGCGAGCCTGGCCCAGCTGACGGTCGACTATCTGGCCCGGCGGGTGATAGCGGTGCAGCTGCCGGCCCTGACGGCCGAAGCGAccatgctgctggtgctgatcTTCCAGACGCAGCACGAACGCTTGGCTACGCTGTCGAGGGAGCTGATGGGCGAGATCCGGCGCTGCAAATGGCTTGCCCCGACCCTGTGCACCGTCAAGGCGGACGGTGTCGATGTGCTCGTGCTGTACCGGAAGCTTCTGGAAAAGTGTCTGAACGAAATCTGCTGCACCAAGGGTGCGCTCAAGCTGTACAGCGGGTTCTGCGAGCAGCTGATGCTGGAAATTCAGCTCACTGAGGTGGAGGCGGAGGTGATCGTACA ATGTGTGCTGGACTCATACTTCCACAAGGACGTGCCGGAGAAGAAGGCGGTCGCCGCCAACAGCGACGATACGATCGAGCTGGAcagcgaggaggaggacgatttTGTGAGCAGGGACCAGCACGTGACCCAGTGGTACTCGGAGTATCTGAAAAGCTTCGAGCGCCAGTACCCGGGAGCGTTCGACAAGGTCGTGAAGCGCATCATGAAGGGCCAGGAGCAGTACTCGCCCAAGAAGCGGAACGCGCTGCGCAACGTGCTGG GCTTCCTGCTGCAGGCATCGTACGACGAGAACGAAACGAACGTGTTCGAAAGCCTCTTCCATTACGATGCCGACCGGCGGGCGCACGCGGTCCAGTATCTGGTGGAAAACCTGCGCGCGATGAAGCTGAAGAGCACGGGCCAGGTCGATCTGCTGCGGGACAGTGTGCGGGAGCGGCTGGCGGACAGTAGCTGCGAGGTGATTGAGGAGCTTCTGAAGATCGATCCGCAAGAGCTGATTGTGGTGGTCGGGACGGACGAGCTAATTAGCCGGCTGAGCCAGCTGGTGCTCAAGTGTGCGGCCAATCAGACACGGTGGGCCAAAGTAACGCCGCGCGTAATCGAACTGCTGACCGATAGGGTGGTGTACGGGCGGGGGAATGTAAATCAGATCATTATCGCACTGTATCCGCTGCTCTTTCCAATTGGAAACGATCCCGTCGGGCAGAGGAACGCcaaagcgctgctgtcgacgAGCTTTGCGAAGCAGTACCTGGTCGCTCGGTTCTACGGCAATAAGGAGAACTGCGAACTGATGCTGAGCACGCTGCTCGAGGCCGGCCAGTGCACCAATCCGGTGCAGATGTGCTTCAACATATTGCTGCTGTCGTCCGCGCTGCCCACCCCATGCACCGTCGGCCAGGCGGACCGTGTGCTGGACTATGCGGTCCGGCAGCTGCAAAACCATCGCTTCCGATACGCACCCACGTCGGACATTCAGTGTCTGCAGGATAATCAGCTGCCGCAGGATCTGCTTACCGTGCCGATCCGGTACATCCTCGAGCGCGTCCAGTTCGAGCCGATCGGGGCGATGAACTTCGGGCGGCAGTGTGTGTCGCTGAAGCTGCGGCTGCGCATTTTCGCCGTACTGCTCGAACAGTACTGCACGATCGATCCGCACCACGGGGCTGTGCGGTCCATCTTTGGCGAGCTGCTGAAAAGCTACCTGTCGCGGCTGTACCCGCAGCTGGTGGATCGGATCGAGTTTCTGTCCCACTTTTACACCGCCCACCTGATCGAGCCGGGCTCGAAGGACGATGCGGACAACTTTCTTATCAACGCGAAGCTGCAGATCCGCTGTCAGCGCTTGCTGAACACGCTGCTCGAGCAGGTGAGCCAGGAGGAATCGGGCTGCACGGTCACGGAAAGCGCACTGATAAACGTACTCCTGTCGCTCACGTCCGGCTCGGCGGTGGTGCGCGAATGCACCATGCGCACGCTCCAGCTGATCGTGGGGCTGCGCAAGCGCAACGGGCTGTCGAAAGCGTTCAACGGCTTCGTGAAGCGAATGTACAAGCGGCGCGAAGAGCTCACGATGGACGGGGAGCAGCTGGCGCTGGTAGTGTTTGCGATCTTTTCGCTGGAGGAAGAGGAAGGCGACGGGCACCCGCTGCAGCCGGTGATGGAAAGCTTCGTGGCGCGCATCGTCGACCCGAGCACCCCGACGTACATCGTGTGCGGCATCGTGGacctgctgaagctgctggacGATCCGCACGTGCTGCTGAGCTGCGCCTCGAAGGGTGTCAGCATCATCGAGCGCGTGAACGCCGCCGCCAGCCAGCCCGTGTTCGATGCGTACGAGTCGCGGgtggtgcagctgctgctgacgcgCTTCAATCTGGACATAGTGGCGCATCTGCCGGGCAGTGCGATCTGCCAGCGGCTGGTAACGCTCGCCATTCGGTGCGACAAACCGCTCTGCCTGGCGTCGGAGCGGAAACTTTGCACACCCGCCATCGCGATGATCGATGCGCTCGCGGGCGAAGTTTTCGAAACGCTGCCGAAAGCGTACGCCCAGGAGGTGCTGCAGTGTGTCGTAGCGGCCACGACGCTGTCCGAGCATCCGGAAACGAACGCCGCCACCGGGAAGCTGTTCAAGAGCAGCGCGATCGAtgcggaggtggtggtcgacATGCTGTGCGCCATGTACGACGGGCGGGCGCGGGACGACGCGACCGGGAAGCAGCCGGGCAGGGGGCGCAAATCGATCGCGATCGCACCGTCCGAGCGCGTGCTCAGCTCGACCGTGTGGAAGTGTGGCGTGACGCTGCTGGAGCATTTGCAGAACAAGCGCAAGCTCGCCAACGCGCAGCTGCTCGTGCCGAAGCTGTTCGAGTGCCTGAAGTACTGTCTGGACTTTGAGGAGCAGTCGGCGGTGGAGTACGTGAAGCAGATCGTCctagcgctgctgctgcactgcaTCCAGAAGGTGGAGCACGAGAGCCCGGCCGTCGGGTCGGCACCGTTTGCGAACGCTGGCGGCACGTTCAAGGTGGAGCAGATTGTGCAGTGCATCCGGGGGACGCAGAACCCGCAGACGCACCAtcacgcgctgctgctgctggcgcacGTGGCCCGCTACGTGCCCGACCAGGTGCTGCACAATATGATGGAAATCTTCACCTTCGTCGGGTCGTCGATCGTGCGGCAGGACGATGCGTACAGCTTCCAGATCATCTCGAAGATCATCGAAACGATCATACCGACGATTGcgctcg gtggtggtggtggtggggaggGAGCCGCCACGTCGGCAGCGCCCACCGCCGCCCAGATGGAGCAGGTGGTGCCGATACTGAAGATCTTCTCCGACATCATACTGGACGTGCCGGAGCATCGGCGCATCCTGCTGTACGTGAAGCTGCTGCAAACGCTCGGCCCCGCCGAGTATCTGTGGGTGTTTCTGGGCGTGCTGATCGAGTCGGACGTGATGAAGGGCGGCCAGAAGGCGGAGCGGCGCAATCCGGCCAAATCGCGGGCGGATGCGGAGCTGGCCGGCAGCGAACTGTCCAAGCGCATGGAGGTGGCGCTGCTGATTGCGCGCGAGTTCGAACCGACGGTCATCATACAGACGTGCACGTACCTGGTCGACTATCTGCGCGATCTGCCGATGGAGATTGAGAAGCGCAAGAGCGACCTGGGCCCGATGGAGCTGGACGTGGTGGATGGGTCGATCTTTAACGTGAAAACGCACACGGGCAGACAGCTGAAGCACTTTAAGTACTCGCTGGTGCAGTTCGTCGGTGGGTTGCTGTCGACGGTGTTTGTGATCAACAAGATCGCCCAGCTGAACGAGGAGGAAACGCTCGGCATGAAAAAGTACTACCAGAACCTGATCGTGGGCATACTGACGTACGTGAAAGCGGTGTCGAAGATGCTGGACAAGCTGAAGGAGGACGGTTCGGACGAGAAGATACCGCTGTACTGGCGCGCCATGCTGAACAACTGCTACGACATACTGGAGAGCACCATCTCGCTGCTTTCGGCCGACACGCTGATCATCGTGGTGCATGGACTGCTGAAGCATCGCTTCCTGATGGTGCGGCGCAAGGTGATCGAGCTGCTCAACAACAAGCTGCAGTACAAGCAGGACTACTTCAACGACAGCCACTATCCGGGGCTGCTCAAGCTGTTCGATCCACTGGTCGAGCTGGTGCAGGGCCTGTACGAGGAGCAGCACGTGGTCGGCACCGCGTTCGAGCGGATGGTGATCGTGCAGCTGAGCTACATTGCGGTGCGCCACCTGTCCAAGATACTGACGCAGTACGACACGAAGAAGGTGCAGTCGGTGCTGGCCGCGCTGATGGAGGAGCTGCACGGCTACAAGCGGAACCCGAACACGCAGATACTGTCCTCGCTGATCCTGTGCATCGGCGAGCTGTGCAGCCACCTCGGCCCGTACTCGATCAACTTCCTGCCCAGGTTTATGCCGATGGTGAGCAAGTTTCTGCACGCGCAGCTGCAGTCGGGCGAACCGTTCGACATACTCACCTCGAGCATCGTGCTGCTGACGGTGAAGATTGTCGACACGCTAGCCCGCTTCATATCGCCCTACCTGCGCTCGATGCTGGTGGGGCTGGCCCGGCTGTACGCGATGATCGAGCAGAAGAAGGACCCACGGTTGGGCAACATGCTGTCCCGGCTGGTGCTGATCTGGGACAGTCTGACGACGACGATAACGCCGCGCGTGCTGCTGCCGGCGATCGAGGAATGCTACCACACGCTGATCGGCGAAGGGGAGCTGAGCGCGATCGGCCCCCTGATGGGGCTGCTTTCCACCATGTTCGGGAAGATGAAGTCCAGCAGCTTCGACGCGATCCGGAGCGAGGTGACGGAGCTGTTCCTGACGGCGCTACAGTTCCGGTGCTACAATTCGGCCACCGATACGTACACGCTCGACGCGATTGATGCGGCCGAAGCGCACGTTATCAAGGCGTTCGTCGTGCTGATTCTGAAGCTGTCGGAGAGTACGTTCCGGCCGCTATTCTACCAGGTGTTTGAGTGGTCGATCCGCGAATCGTCTAGCAACGATCGCGCGATAACGTTCTTCAATCTGTGCTGCCACGTGGCGGAAGCGCTCAAGTCGCTGTTTGTGCTGTTCGCCAGCGATCTGGTCGCGATCGCGGTGAAGCTGCTGAACGCAACGAACAGTGCGAAGGTTGGCGAGGGGGACGACGACGCAGTGAGCGAGCTGCACTTTGAGGTGGAGTCGAAAAACGTCACGCTGCTGCGGTACGTGCTGAAGACGCTGTACAGCATCGTGCTGTACGACAATCAGAACTTTATTAACGCGGTACGGTTCGATATGCTGCTCGGGCCGGTTTCGGACCACCTGGAGAACGGGCTGATAGTGCGGGTGCCGGAAGTGCGCACGCTGGTGATCGACTGTCTCGCCCAGATGGCGGTGGCCGTGATGGATGATTCGCTGTGGCGCCAGCTCAACTATCAGGTGCTGATGAAAACGCGCAACAACGACGCGCAAGTGAG ATTATTCGCGCTCGAGGCGTGCACGGAAATAGCGCGCAAGCTGGGCGAAAGCTACgcgccgctgctgccggaaACGATTCCATTCCTGGCGGAACTGATGGAGGACGATAATGAGGACGTTGAGAAAGCGGTGCACCATTCATGCCGTGAAATTGGCCGTGCGACAGGTGAAGATTTGCAGAAATACTTCTAG